In the Malus domestica chromosome 16, GDT2T_hap1 genome, one interval contains:
- the LOC103432193 gene encoding protein PAM71-homolog, chloroplastic-like isoform X1 has product MTVLSVIIGRIFNSVPAQFQTTLPIGEYAAVTLLLFFGLKSIKDAWDLPSSDVKSGDKSSPELGEYTEAEELVKEKVSKRLTNPLEIVWKSFTLVFVAEWGDRSMLATIALGAAQSPWGVASGAIAGHVLATSIAVLGGAFLANYISEKLVGYVGGGLFLVFAVATFFGVF; this is encoded by the exons ATGACAGTCCTGTCTGTCATTATTGGGCGAATATTTAACTCGGTCCCTGCTCAATTCCAGACAA CCTTGCCAATTGGAGAATATGCAGCAGTAACTCTTCTACTCTTCTTCGGTCTCAAATCAATAAAAGATGCATGGGACCTTCCATCAAGTGACGTGAAGAGTGGTGATAAGAGCAGCCCTGAGCTCGGTGAATATACCGAGGCCGAGGAGCTTGTGAAAGAGAAG GTGTCAAAGCGGCTCACTAATCCACTTGAAATTGTCTGGAAATCGTTCACCCTTGTATTCGTTGCC GAATGGGGAGATCGCTCAATGCTCGCCACGATCGCTCTCGGTGCTGCGCAG TCTCCATGGGGCGTGGCAAGTGGAGCCATTGCTGGACACGTACTTGCGACATCTATTGCTGTTCTAGGAGGGGCATTTCTTGCCAACTACATTTCCGAAAAACTG GTTGGCTACGTGGGAGGTGGGTTGTTCCTAGTTTTTGCAGTAGCCACATTTTTCGGAGTTTTCTGA
- the LOC103432193 gene encoding protein PAM71-homolog, chloroplastic-like isoform X2, with amino-acid sequence MTVLSVIIGRIFNSVPAQFQTTLPIGEYAAVTLLLFFGLKSIKDAWDLPSSDVKSGDKSSPELGEYTEAEELVKEKVSKRLTNPLEIVWKSFTLVFVAEWGDRSMLATIALGAAQFPPTLLKYSLHGAWQVEPLLDTYLRHLLLF; translated from the exons ATGACAGTCCTGTCTGTCATTATTGGGCGAATATTTAACTCGGTCCCTGCTCAATTCCAGACAA CCTTGCCAATTGGAGAATATGCAGCAGTAACTCTTCTACTCTTCTTCGGTCTCAAATCAATAAAAGATGCATGGGACCTTCCATCAAGTGACGTGAAGAGTGGTGATAAGAGCAGCCCTGAGCTCGGTGAATATACCGAGGCCGAGGAGCTTGTGAAAGAGAAG GTGTCAAAGCGGCTCACTAATCCACTTGAAATTGTCTGGAAATCGTTCACCCTTGTATTCGTTGCC GAATGGGGAGATCGCTCAATGCTCGCCACGATCGCTCTCGGTGCTGCGCAG TTTCCTCCAACACTTCTTAAATACAGTCTCCATGGGGCGTGGCAAGTGGAGCCATTGCTGGACACGTACTTGCGACATCTATTGCTGTTCTAG
- the LOC103417271 gene encoding beta-glucuronosyltransferase GlcAT14A-like: MQNSTHSPSPPPPTPSPFLSSTPTAAAATIPILSIKDPKALLSIILVSSLFALLLFLSSSSSSSLSSSAALIHSRPDPFLFPNQQAHRIIYHDNNSSDPTPPSIAYLLSGSKGDLGRILRLLYAAYHPRNQYLLHLDRSASDSEREKLALRVQSLPIFRAAQNVHVIGKADFVYPTGSSAISFTLHGASILLRLSPNWDWFISLSVRDYPLITQDDLLHIMSFLPKDLNFVNHSSYIGWRESRRLRPIIVDPGLYLSEKTDMFYATQKRVLPNAYRLFSGSSFTILSRNFIEFCVVGIDNLPRTLLMYFSNTPSALSNYFPTILCNSQQFNKTIINHNLVYANSETPPREKPQPISSADYDAMIQHGAAFVTGLRVDDPILDRVDREILKRRRGKVVPGGWCLGGFANDTCSVWGDADILRPSPQARRLEQLLVGLLSNGTFLSHQCIYE; encoded by the exons ATGCAAAACTCCACCCATTCCCCATCGCCACCGCCACCAACACCGTCTCCATTTCTCTCCTCCACACccaccgccgccgccgccaccaTCCCCATTCTCTCAATCAAAGACCCCAAAGCCCTCCTCTCAATCATCCTAGTCTCTTCCCTTTTcgccctcctcctcttcctctcctcctcctcctcatcatcATTATCCTCCTCCGCCGCCCTCATTCATTCTCGACCCGACCCATTTCTCTTCCCCAACCAGCAAGCCCACCGCATCATTTACCACGACAACAACTCCTCAGATCCCACGCCCCCCTCCATCGCCTACCTCTTGTCAGGGTCAAAAGGCGACTTGGGTCGGATCCTGAGGCTCCTCTACGCCGCTTACCACCCCAGGAACCAGTACCTCCTCCACCTCGACCGGTCCGCTTCCGATTCCGAGCGGGAAAAGTTGGCTCTGAGAGTCCAATCACTGCCCATTTTCAGAGCTGCCCAGAATGTCCATGTCATTGGTAAGGCTGATTTTGTGTACCCAACTGGGTCTTCTGCTATCTCTTTTACGCTCCATGGCGCCTCGATACTTCTGCGTCTGTCGCCAAATTGGGATTGGTTTATCAGCCTCAGTGTTCGTGATTACCCACTAATCACACAGGATG ATCTTCTTCACATTATGTCGTTCTTGCCTAAAGATCTCAACTTTGTGAACCATTCAAGTTATATCGGCTGGAGAGA GTCTAGGAGATTAAGACCGATAATTGTTGATCCGGGGCTTTATCTTTCGGAGAAAACTGACATGTTCTATGCTACACAGAAAAGGGTGTTGCCTAATGCTTACCGGTTGTTCTCcg GTTCTTCTTTTACGATTCTGAGTCGCAATTTCATTGAATTTTGTGTTGTTGGTATTGATAACCTGCCAAGGACTTTGTTGATGTACTTCTCAAACACACCTTCTGCTCTTTCGAATTACTTCCCTACCATTCTTTGCAACTCCCAGCAGTTCAATAAGACTATCATAAACCATAACTTAGTATATGCTAATTCCGAGACACCCCCTAGAGAGAAGCCCCAGCCAATCAGTTCCGCTGATTATGATGCTATGATTCAGCATGGAGCTGCCTTTGTCACTGGACTCCGGGTAGATGATCCGATTCTTGACCGGGTGGATAGAGAAATTTTAAAACGCAGGCGAGGAAAAGTTGTTCCTGGCGGCTGGTGTTTAGGTGGGTTTGCAAACGACACTTGTTCGGTCTGGGGGGATGCTGATATTTTGAGGCCTAGTCCACAAGCAAGAAGACTTGAGCAACTTTTAGTCGGATTGCTCTCAAATGGCACATTCCTGTCTCATCAATGTATATACGAGTGA